ctataaaaaaataaaaaaaacgaaatgaCATGTTTAccttcaaatttattgtaCGATTATGATTTTGTGCATATATGTCTGAACCCATTAGATATACGGTTCATGAGATGCATATAATAATGACTTCTAAAAAAATCGTAGACTCGGATAGCTACAACTCCGAATATCGAAGAGTATAAGATAAATTTTACTCGACCAACTCATTAATTCAACGtcataaaaacataaaaacataaaaaagaaacaaatttattcaatCTCTTAAAGCTTTGAGTAACTAATATGTATATTTAGCATCAAAGAACATCACCCTTCACCACCATGCAATATTAGTTGaacatattaattaattaatcactAATCAAATATCTTTAATGATCATATCATCGCATCATCAAGCCAATTTTTTGGCCGCCGTCTTGCCGCCGTAGTTCTTAGCATGAAAATCAGAGAACAAAGCCAGCAGTGACGAATAAAACGCAACATTGAAGCACCAACCCCACACGCCAGCACAGCCTGAGCCCTTATCAGTGGCATGAAAATAAAGCATCAAAGCCAACACCACAAAGCTGAACTGAAACTGCACGATTTGACACTCCGTCACGATCCTCTTCCATCTCGGCCGCACCCCGAGTGCACACGACAAGTAATACGTGTACATCAGTACGTGAACCGACGAGTTCGTGACGAGAACCAATGGGAACAAAGACTGCGATGAATGCAGCCATAGGTAACACATGATCACTACGGTGGCATGGTGATAGACGTGAAGGAACGTCAAGCGTTTGATCGAGCCGCTGAGTATGATTAAGAACGTGTCGATGAACTCGACGATCTTCGAGAGGTAGAAGATGTAGGCCCAGAAGAAG
This sequence is a window from Cucurbita pepo subsp. pepo cultivar mu-cu-16 chromosome LG04, ASM280686v2, whole genome shotgun sequence. Protein-coding genes within it:
- the LOC111793905 gene encoding putative elongation of fatty acids protein DDB_G0272012, whose product is MSLNIFDDLHYWLVDHPNILNFSWSRGQTLGSSPLFLTITVLLYLSLTFLLSNLTVPNLRSDILKRISVVHNLILLALSFTMALGCTLATFSHAPHVHYILCLPPNTPSRGPLFFWAYIFYLSKIVEFIDTFLIILSGSIKRLTFLHVYHHATVVIMCYLWLHSSQSLFPLVLVTNSSVHVLMYTYYLSCALGVRPRWKRIVTECQIVQFQFSFVVLALMLYFHATDKGSGCAGVWGWCFNVAFYSSLLALFSDFHAKNYGGKTAAKKLA